One Fusarium falciforme chromosome 1, complete sequence genomic window carries:
- a CDS encoding U6 snRNA-associated Sm-like protein LSm8, with product MATLGGYLNKKVLIVTADSRILVGTLAACDNTTNLVLNNAIERIIRTPDDPEPSAQVPLGLYLVRGDNVCSIGLVDEALDDSINWTEVKGSAIGGIKHI from the exons ATGGCTACTCTCGGCGGATACCTAAACA AGAAAGTCCTGATCGTCACAGCAGACTCGAGAATTCTCGTCGGAACCCTAGCAGCCTGCGACAACACAACAAACTTG GTCTTGAACAATGCGATAGAGCGTATTATCCGAACACCCGACGATCCGGAACCCTCAGCCCAAGTGCCCCTGGGCCTATACCTCGTGCGTGGCGACAATGTCTGCTCCATCGGCCTCGTGGACGAGGCGCTTGACGATAGCATCAACTGGACAGAAGTCAAGGGCTCAGCGATCGGAGGCATAAAACACATTTAG
- a CDS encoding IU-nuc-hydro domain-containing protein, which produces MAPKQKIIIDTDPGVDDILALLLALSASPEELEVLMVSVTYGNVPLQSCLRNVVSLFHVLGKELEWRKSSGRTEGYEAMKASKPIVAVGPEHALCDEELMADYFHGADGLHNVHEAHPDLSPSETWRELFKEGAAGAQDYSPFFTPSKAPAHKEILRLLKENPVDTISILAVGPLTNVAMAAAEDPETFLRVKELVVMGGAVDCEGNVTPVAEFNCYADAVAAARVYALTSFNPRFTMPAVPQELSTLPPYPAKLSRQLKLTLCPLDITTPHLINKNYFAANIKAHIDAGSPLAQWVSHFVTGAFQKIEDMEGDDNEPGLSLHDPLTVWYMLTRDDPKWKTPEKLEDIRVETSGQWTRGMHVVDRRLRVKPAEVAVALSANPDEDPHIQTLDQVPGDDMFWLSVRKGNRVNRVIDSPGHDIFKEVLMQRIFG; this is translated from the exons ATGGCTCCTAAGCAAAAGATCATTATCGATACAGACCCAG GTGTCGATGACATCCTGGCTCTGCTTCTGGCTCTAAGTGCCAGTCCTGAAGAGCTTGAGGTTCTCATGGTATCCGTCACATACGGCAATGTTCCTCTCCAAAG CTGCCTCCGAAACGTTGTGTCTCTCTTCCATGTTCTTGGAAAGGAACTCGAGTGGAGAAAGTCCTCTGGTAGGACTGAAGGCTACGAGGCCATGAAGGCGAGCAAGCCTATTGTCGCTGTCGGTCCGGAACATGCTCTCTGCGACGAGGAGCTTATGGCAGACTACTTCC ACGGCGCCGATGGCTTGCATAACGTTCATGAGGCTCATCCTGACCTCTCTCCTTCGGAGACTTGGAGGGAGCTTTTCAAGGAGGGTGCAGCAGGTGCTCAAGACTACTCTCCCTTCTTCACCCCCTCCAAGGCCCCAGCCCACAAGGAGATCCTTCGTCTGCTTAAGGAGAACCCCGTTGACACCATCTCGATCTTGGCTGTTGGACCTCTGACCAATGTGGCCATGGCAGCTGCAGAGGACCCTGAGACATTCCTCCGCGTGAAGGAGCTTGTGGTCATGGGCGGAGCCGTGGACTGCGAGGGTAATGTAACTCCTGTCGCCGAGTTTAACTGCTACGCGGATGCTGTGGCAGCCGCTCGGGTATACGCCTTGACGTCGTTCAACCCACGCTTCACGATGCCGGCAGTGCCCCAGGAGCTCTCGACACTGCCTCCTTACCCGGCCAAGCTCTCTCGGCAGCTCAAGCTGACACTTTGCCCACTTGACATCACAACTCCTCATCTCATTAACAAGAACTATTTCGCGGCAAATATCAAGGCCCACATCGATGCTGGAAGCCCCCTTGCCCAGTGGGTGTCCCATTTTGTCACTGGTGCATTCCAAAAGATCGAAGACATGGAGGGAGATGACAATGAGCCTGGGCTTTCTTTGCATGATCCCTTGACTGTCTGGTACATGCTGACCCGGGATGACCCCAAGTGGAAGACGCCtgagaagctggaggataTCCGTGTCGAGACCAGCGGTCAGTGGACACGCGGCATGCATGTCGTTGACCGCAGGCTCAGGGTGAAGCCGGCCGAGGTTGCTGTCGCCCTCTCAGCGAACCCAGACGAAGACCCTCATATTCAGACCCTCGACCAGGTTCCAGGTGACGACATGTTTTGGTTGAGCGTGCGCAAGGGCAACCGTGTCAACCGTGTGATTGACTCTCCCGGCCACGATATCTTCAAGGAGGTGCTGATGCAGAGGATCTTTGGCTAG
- a CDS encoding CYCLIN domain-containing protein, producing the protein MASIDRYRPPREGYQPPSLPANPRPERDSRSRSPRRRDAVPPAVPTPPQHSTRTSPPRPQRRRSQASPAQSGAQTPRAGPNQWSFTSNEVRSTPSIIEGLAPAEERMRRAKGVNFIYQAGVMLDLPQITLWVAGVFFHRFYMRCQMLPEKGGIHHYNIAATALFLANKVEENCRKTKDIIIAVAKVAQKNAKLIIDEQSKEYWRWRDSILTYEEVMLEQLTFDLMIDNPYQHLFKLLGKLEIVHNKHLRQAAWAFCNDACLTAIPLLIEARDVAISAIFFASVHTNQQIDDIDGEPWWKHLKGDEDRCSKAIEVMREFYTENPLRKQNPSLPSPAFHLENTRRRGDTLLSQPDTLSSTTGTPMEGDRASRSPGAASRVNGISKDGREGGSQSKSEENDYAPRSPLKRREPDDGEPKNERAEKRARHSEDEEGELVEE; encoded by the exons ATGGCGAGCATCGATCGCTACCGACCTCCCAGGGAAGGCTATCAGCCTCCGAGCCTGCCCGCAAACCCTCGACCGGAACGCGATTCCAGATCACGATCTCCCCGACGACGCGATGCGGTCCCCCCGGCAGTTCCTACTCCTCCCCAGCACTCGACACGAACATCTCCCCCGAGACCCCAGCGGCGCCGGAGCCAGGCGTCGCCGGCGCAGTCTGGCGCACAAACACCAAGAGCCGGTCCCAACCAATGGTCTTTCACCTCCAACGAGGTGCGAAGCACGCCCAGCATCATCGAGGGCCTCGCGCCGGCCGAGGAGAGGATGCGCAGAGCCAAGGGTGTCAACTTTATCTACCAAGCTGGGGTCATGCTTGACCTGCCTCAGATAACACTCTGGGTGGCCGGCGTCTTCTTCCATCGCTTCTACATGCGCTGCCAAATGCTCCCAGAGAAGGGCGGCATACATCACTAC AACATCGCTGCCACAGCTCTCTTCTTGGCAAACAAGGTCGAGGAGAACTGTCGGAAAACAAaggacatcatcatcgcggTTGCCAAGGTCGCGCAGAAGAacgccaagctcatcatcgacgAGCAGAGCAAGGAGTActggcgatggcgagacaGCATCCTGACGTACGAGGAGGTCATGCTGGAACAGCTGACATTCGACCTCATGATCGACAACCCCTACCAACACCTATTCAAGCTTCTGGGCAAGCTCGAGATCGTGCACAACAAGCATCTGCGACAAGCCGCCTGGGCGTTCTGCAACGATGCCTGCTTGACGGCCATCCCACTCTTGATCGAGGCGCGAGACGTCGCCATTAGTGCAATCTTCTTCGCCAGCGTGCACACGAACCAGCAGATAGACGATATTGACGGCGAACCCTGGTGGAAGCACTTGAAGGGCGATGAGGATCGGTGCTCCAAGGCTATTGAGGTGATGCGTGAGTTTTACACGGAGAATCCGCTTAGAAAGCAGAACCCGTCGCTGCCATCCCCAGCCTTTCACCTTGAGAACACCCGACGGCGAGGCGATACCCTCCTGAGCCAGCCCGACACACTGTCATCGACAACAGGCACCCCGATGGAGGGCGACCGGGCGAGTCGAAGCCCTGGCGCCGCTTCCAGAGTCAACGGCATCAGCAAGgacggccgagaaggaggatcGCAGTCCAAGTCAGAGGAGAACGACTATGCACCACGATCACCTCTAAAACGGAGAGAGCCCGACGATGGCGAACCCAAGAACGAAAGGGCTGAGAAGCGAGCCAGGCACtcggaggatgaagagggcgAGCTGGTCGAGGAGTGA